One stretch of Pseudoalteromonas shioyasakiensis DNA includes these proteins:
- a CDS encoding inosine/guanosine kinase, with product MKFPGRRRHKHYFPVEAKDPLTNQLNSTDRLQRSYITGIDQIVVDIEAKVDQAFLDEFQLRRGMSQVIENDITNALYDRLKLDNMIDYEFAGGTVGNTMHNYSTLADDRSVLLGVMSENIKIGSYAYRFLCNTSSRVDLDYLQPVDGPIGRCFTLIDETGERTFAISAGLMNHLRPESIDQALIENSSALVISAYLMRTQGDETMTEATMQAVKYANDAGVPVVLTLGTKFLIEQDPAWWADFVKEHVDILAMNEEEGLAITGFEDPLLAADKALDWTDLVICTAGEKGLFMAGYVDDSFKRETEYPLLPGAIADFNRYEFSRAMRKEDCQNPIRAYSHTAPFMGGPDSIKNTNGAGDCALAAVLHDLSANVYHKLNVANSAKHQQPAITYSSLAQISKYANRASYEVLVQHSPRLSRGLPEREDCLEQVYWDQ from the coding sequence ATGAAATTTCCTGGACGCCGCAGGCATAAACATTATTTTCCGGTGGAAGCCAAAGATCCACTGACGAATCAACTTAACTCAACCGACCGACTACAACGTAGTTATATTACGGGTATCGACCAAATTGTGGTGGATATTGAAGCGAAAGTTGATCAAGCTTTCCTAGATGAATTTCAATTGCGCCGTGGCATGTCGCAAGTGATCGAAAACGATATTACCAATGCGTTATACGACAGACTGAAACTCGATAACATGATCGATTATGAGTTTGCCGGTGGTACGGTAGGTAACACCATGCACAACTATTCAACACTTGCTGACGACCGCTCAGTGTTGTTAGGAGTAATGAGTGAAAATATCAAAATCGGCAGCTATGCATACCGTTTTTTATGTAACACCTCTAGCCGCGTTGATCTTGACTATCTTCAGCCTGTAGATGGCCCAATTGGTCGCTGTTTTACCTTAATTGACGAGACAGGTGAACGCACCTTCGCAATTAGTGCAGGGCTTATGAATCACCTTCGCCCTGAATCAATCGATCAAGCTCTTATTGAAAATTCATCAGCATTAGTGATCAGCGCATATCTGATGCGTACTCAAGGTGATGAAACCATGACAGAAGCCACTATGCAGGCAGTAAAATATGCCAATGATGCAGGTGTTCCTGTGGTTTTAACCCTTGGTACTAAGTTCTTAATTGAACAAGATCCAGCTTGGTGGGCTGATTTTGTTAAAGAACATGTTGATATTCTTGCTATGAACGAAGAAGAAGGTCTTGCTATTACAGGTTTTGAGGATCCGCTTCTGGCTGCCGACAAAGCGCTAGACTGGACTGATTTAGTTATTTGTACTGCCGGCGAAAAAGGCTTATTTATGGCAGGTTACGTAGACGATTCATTCAAGCGTGAAACAGAATACCCATTATTACCAGGTGCAATTGCTGATTTTAACCGTTATGAATTTTCGCGCGCAATGCGTAAAGAGGACTGCCAAAACCCTATCCGTGCATACAGCCACACAGCACCATTTATGGGCGGCCCTGATAGTATTAAAAACACGAATGGCGCAGGCGATTGCGCTCTTGCTGCGGTCCTACATGACTTATCAGCCAATGTTTACCACAAACTAAATGTGGCAAACTCAGCGAAACATCAACAACCTGCAATAACTTACTCATCACTTGCACAAATCAGTAAATACGCTAACCGTGCGAGTTATGAAGTACTGGTTCAGCACTCACCACGTTTATCTCGTGGCTTACCAGAACGTGAAGATTGTTTAGAGCAAGTTTACTGGGATCAGTAA
- the glsB gene encoding glutaminase B, which translates to MSQIDYQHVLDEITKEVQPLLSQGKVADYIPALAEVEPNQFAIAIHTVDGQTYCAGDCSARFTIQSVSKVMTLTLALQRYGDELWQRVGKEPSGTAFNSLTQLEFEQGIPRNPFINAGAIVTCDALYSRLSAPMHSMLESFRQLSGNAQVVIDKKVANSEYEFRHRNAAMAHLMKSFGNFNNEVDDVLWAYFNFCAIELNCVELAKAYSYLANQGKDANGQEVLSARQNKQLNSLLFTSGLYDAAGDFGYRVGMPGKSGVSGTILAVLPNQFTVAVWAPRLNSYGNSVAGIAALERLSQKLDISIF; encoded by the coding sequence ATGTCACAGATTGATTATCAACACGTATTAGATGAAATAACAAAAGAAGTTCAGCCATTACTGAGCCAAGGTAAGGTTGCTGATTATATTCCTGCGCTAGCAGAGGTTGAACCAAACCAATTCGCAATTGCAATTCATACCGTGGATGGGCAAACTTATTGCGCTGGTGACTGCAGTGCGCGTTTCACGATTCAATCTGTCTCAAAAGTAATGACCTTAACCTTAGCGCTTCAGCGTTATGGCGATGAATTATGGCAGCGAGTCGGAAAAGAACCTTCAGGCACTGCTTTTAACTCACTCACACAGCTTGAGTTTGAGCAGGGCATACCACGCAACCCATTTATTAACGCCGGTGCTATTGTCACCTGTGACGCTTTATACAGTCGTTTATCTGCACCGATGCACTCTATGCTTGAATCATTTCGCCAGTTATCAGGTAATGCTCAGGTTGTTATTGATAAGAAAGTGGCTAATTCTGAATATGAGTTTCGTCACCGCAATGCCGCGATGGCGCATCTAATGAAGTCATTTGGCAACTTTAATAATGAAGTTGATGATGTTTTATGGGCTTACTTTAACTTCTGTGCCATAGAGCTGAACTGCGTAGAATTAGCAAAAGCTTACAGCTACTTAGCGAACCAAGGTAAAGATGCTAATGGGCAAGAAGTACTTAGTGCTAGACAAAACAAGCAGTTAAACTCGTTACTGTTTACTAGTGGTTTATACGATGCTGCGGGGGATTTTGGCTACCGTGTGGGTATGCCGGGTAAATCTGGGGTTTCGGGCACTATTTTAGCTGTGTTACCGAATCAATTTACAGTGGCTGTTTGGGCGCCAAGACTTAACTCATATGGGAATTCAGTTGCTGGGATAGCGGCTCTTGAGCGTTTATCCCAGAAACTGGATATTTCTATTTTTTAG
- the rpoH gene encoding RNA polymerase sigma factor RpoH, protein MSKDLYAMALTAGQQSASMDGYLQAVSTIPMLDAEKEKQLATRLQEEGDLEAAKQLIMSHLRFVAHIAKSYSGYGLPQADLIQEGNIGLMKAVKRFDPSVGVRLVSFAVHWIKAEIHEYVLKNWRIVKVATTKAQRKLFFNLRKNKKRLGWFNQAEVSTVANELGVSEKEVREMESRMSGQDMGFDLTGDDNDDAPTSTYSPVQYLTDGSADLADDIEEQQWQEQSHARLFSALKTLDERSQDIVSARWLAEDKATLQELAEKYNVSAERVRQLEKTAMKKLQSAMS, encoded by the coding sequence ATGAGTAAAGATTTATACGCAATGGCACTTACTGCAGGTCAACAGAGCGCAAGTATGGACGGCTACCTTCAAGCGGTTAGCACTATTCCTATGCTTGATGCAGAGAAAGAAAAGCAGTTGGCGACTCGTCTTCAGGAAGAAGGTGATCTTGAAGCTGCGAAGCAACTCATTATGTCGCACCTGCGCTTTGTTGCTCATATTGCGAAAAGCTATTCAGGTTATGGCTTACCGCAAGCTGATTTAATTCAGGAAGGTAACATAGGTCTGATGAAAGCGGTAAAACGTTTCGACCCAAGTGTAGGTGTCCGCTTAGTCTCATTCGCAGTACATTGGATCAAAGCCGAAATTCATGAGTACGTACTGAAAAACTGGCGTATCGTGAAAGTTGCTACAACAAAAGCGCAACGTAAATTATTCTTCAACCTACGTAAAAATAAAAAGCGTTTAGGTTGGTTTAACCAAGCTGAAGTTAGCACAGTTGCTAATGAGCTAGGTGTAAGTGAAAAAGAAGTACGTGAGATGGAATCACGTATGAGTGGCCAAGATATGGGCTTTGACTTAACGGGCGATGACAATGACGACGCACCGACAAGCACATACTCGCCAGTACAATATTTAACTGATGGCAGTGCAGATCTTGCTGATGATATCGAAGAGCAGCAATGGCAAGAACAGTCTCATGCACGCTTATTCAGTGCGTTAAAAACGCTTGATGAGCGTTCACAAGACATCGTAAGTGCGCGTTGGTTAGCTGAAGATAAAGCAACACTGCAAGAACTTGCTGAGAAATACAATGTTTCAGCAGAGCGTGTTCGCCAGCTAGAAAAAACAGCGATGAAAAAACTGCAATCAGCTATGAGCTAA
- the ftsX gene encoding cell division protein FtsX has translation MSLLFKSRNSQNERQKKSFLAAPYFFFINLIRQGVHSLGEMWRTPLASLMTIAVLGLSLTLPATLYLVVKNVSQVSSGFEDAAEISLFVKETMTEQQTQTLVKRLALYPEVDKVEFISKGDALTEFKQVSGFGQALEYLDANPLPDVVIVTPTARYRQPNTAKQLLQKLEAEREVDFGKLDIAWLERLNALLSLLKESVITIALLLLTSVTLIIGNTIRLSIMDKKDEIQVMKLVGATNTFIHAPFLWTGIWYGIIGGLFSFICVALMMWWLGAAVSDVAGVYETNFDLIGLTLKEFGILVALATGLGFVGSYLSVNRYIKEIEPDKV, from the coding sequence ATGAGTTTATTATTTAAAAGTCGTAATAGCCAAAACGAACGTCAGAAAAAGTCATTTTTAGCTGCGCCTTATTTCTTCTTTATTAACCTTATTCGTCAAGGAGTGCACAGCCTAGGTGAAATGTGGCGAACGCCTCTTGCTTCATTGATGACCATTGCGGTATTAGGTTTAAGCTTAACGCTCCCTGCGACACTTTATTTAGTAGTTAAAAATGTCTCTCAAGTAAGCAGTGGCTTTGAAGATGCTGCAGAGATTTCGTTGTTCGTAAAAGAAACCATGACTGAACAACAAACGCAGACTTTAGTTAAGCGTTTAGCACTCTACCCTGAAGTAGATAAAGTGGAGTTTATATCAAAAGGCGATGCCCTCACTGAATTCAAACAAGTATCAGGATTTGGTCAAGCACTTGAGTATTTAGATGCTAACCCGTTACCTGATGTTGTTATTGTCACACCCACAGCACGATACCGTCAGCCTAATACGGCAAAGCAATTATTACAAAAGCTGGAAGCCGAAAGAGAAGTTGACTTTGGTAAGCTCGATATTGCTTGGCTTGAACGCTTAAACGCACTTTTAAGTTTATTAAAAGAAAGCGTGATTACCATCGCTCTACTATTATTAACCTCCGTTACCCTGATCATTGGTAATACGATCCGTTTATCGATCATGGATAAGAAAGATGAAATTCAAGTGATGAAGTTAGTAGGGGCGACAAATACCTTTATTCATGCGCCATTTTTATGGACGGGTATTTGGTACGGCATTATTGGTGGTTTGTTCTCTTTTATTTGCGTTGCTTTAATGATGTGGTGGCTTGGCGCTGCGGTGAGTGATGTTGCTGGCGTATATGAAACCAACTTTGACTTAATTGGCTTAACACTGAAAGAGTTTGGCATTTTGGTTGCCCTTGCAACAGGGTTAGGATTTGTTGGTTCTTACCTATCAGTTAACCGCTACATAAAAGAAATTGAACCCGATAAAGTGTAA
- the ftsE gene encoding cell division ATP-binding protein FtsE, translating into MINFQQVSKTYPGGHRALEKVSFHIKPGELAFLTGHSGAGKSTLLKLISLMERPSAGQVLINGVDLNAVKSRQIPYVRRDIGIIFQNHRLLERYSVFDNVALPLIIEGTHHKQIAKRVHGALDKVGLLDKAKCNPATLSGGEQQRVGIARAIVNSPPILLADEPTGNLDPELSMDILRLFEDFNNHGTTVLIATHDIGLIARMRYRSLTLKDGRMIEDPLAEGTL; encoded by the coding sequence ATGATAAATTTTCAGCAAGTCAGTAAAACATATCCAGGTGGCCATCGTGCCCTTGAAAAAGTCAGCTTTCATATTAAACCTGGCGAATTGGCCTTTTTAACAGGGCATAGTGGTGCAGGTAAAAGTACATTATTAAAGCTCATTAGCTTGATGGAGCGTCCATCAGCGGGGCAGGTGCTTATTAATGGTGTTGATTTAAATGCAGTTAAATCCCGTCAGATCCCTTATGTTCGTCGCGATATAGGTATCATCTTCCAGAATCATCGTTTGCTAGAACGTTACTCAGTGTTTGATAATGTTGCTTTGCCTTTAATCATAGAAGGTACACACCATAAGCAAATAGCTAAGCGTGTTCATGGTGCGCTTGATAAAGTTGGGTTACTTGATAAAGCAAAGTGTAATCCTGCAACGTTATCGGGTGGTGAGCAGCAGCGGGTTGGTATTGCCCGAGCTATCGTAAATTCACCACCTATTTTACTAGCCGATGAGCCAACAGGTAACTTAGATCCTGAGCTTTCAATGGACATATTACGTTTATTTGAAGACTTTAATAATCATGGTACAACTGTGCTCATTGCAACTCACGATATCGGCTTAATTGCGCGTATGCGTTATCGCAGTCTAACGCTGAAAGATGGTCGCATGATTGAGGACCCTTTAGCTGAGGGGACGCTATGA
- the ftsY gene encoding signal recognition particle-docking protein FtsY: MAKKSKFLSWFGFGKSDKQQAEQAAKEADNQKQIEEQQRIEAEKAEAERLEQERIAAEKAEADRLAQEQQAAEQQRQEQQARLAEQEAAMKLEQERVAAEQAQREAELIAAKKAEAERLEQERIAAERRDAERLEQERIAAEKAEAERLEQERIAAEKADAERLEQERIAAEKVQAERLEQERIAAENAEAERLEQERIAAENAEAERLEQERIAAERRDAERLEQERIAAERRDAERLEQERIAAEKAQAERLEQERIAAERRDAERLEQERIAAEKAQAERLEQERIAAENAEAERLEQERIAAENAEAERLEQERIAAERRDAERLEQERIAAEKAEAERVEQERIAAERRDAERLEQERIAAEKAEAERVEQERIAAEKAQAERLEQERIAAEKAQAERLEQERIVAEKAEAERVEQERIAAEKAQAERLEQERIAAEKAEAERVEQERIAAEKAQAERLEQEKAAQAAEKPKKEGFFARLKKGLLKTRVNIGSGFASIFSGKKIDDELFEELETQLLTADLGVDTTMKLIDNLTDAADRKQLKDGDALYELMKQEMASMLKTAEQPLVVSGDKKPFVILMVGVNGVGKTTTIGKLAKQFQSEGKSVMLAAGDTFRAAAVEQLQVWGERNSIPVIAQHTGADSASVVFDAFQAAKARNVDVLIADTAGRLQNKDNLMQELEKIARVMKKIDPDAPHEVMLTIDAGTGQNAISQVKLFNECVGLTGITLSKLDGTAKGGVIFAVADKFNIPIRYIGVGEGIDDLRTFNSSDFIDALFSQDEDDA; the protein is encoded by the coding sequence ATGGCAAAAAAAAGTAAATTCCTGTCTTGGTTTGGTTTTGGCAAATCAGATAAGCAACAAGCAGAACAAGCAGCAAAAGAGGCTGATAACCAGAAGCAAATAGAAGAACAGCAGCGTATTGAAGCCGAAAAGGCGGAAGCGGAGCGTTTAGAGCAAGAGCGCATTGCAGCAGAAAAAGCCGAAGCGGATCGCTTAGCTCAAGAGCAACAAGCAGCAGAGCAGCAACGCCAAGAACAACAAGCCCGTCTTGCAGAGCAAGAAGCGGCTATGAAATTAGAGCAAGAACGTGTTGCCGCTGAACAAGCGCAACGCGAAGCTGAGCTTATTGCAGCCAAAAAGGCGGAAGCAGAACGTTTAGAGCAAGAGCGTATTGCAGCTGAAAGACGTGATGCTGAGCGCTTAGAGCAAGAACGTATCGCCGCAGAGAAAGCAGAAGCTGAGCGTTTAGAACAAGAACGTATCGCGGCAGAAAAAGCCGATGCTGAGCGTTTAGAGCAAGAACGCATCGCGGCAGAGAAAGTACAAGCTGAACGTTTAGAACAAGAACGTATCGCGGCAGAAAATGCAGAAGCTGAGCGTTTAGAACAAGAACGTATCGCGGCAGAAAATGCAGAAGCTGAGCGCTTAGAACAAGAACGCATTGCTGCAGAAAGACGCGATGCTGAGCGTTTAGAGCAAGAACGCATTGCTGCAGAAAGGCGCGATGCTGAGCGTTTAGAACAAGAACGCATTGCTGCAGAAAAAGCACAAGCTGAACGTTTAGAACAAGAACGCATTGCTGCAGAAAGACGCGATGCTGAGCGTTTAGAGCAAGAACGCATCGCGGCAGAGAAAGCACAAGCTGAACGTTTAGAACAAGAACGTATCGCGGCAGAAAATGCAGAAGCTGAGCGTTTAGAACAAGAACGTATCGCGGCAGAAAATGCAGAAGCTGAGCGCTTAGAACAAGAACGCATTGCTGCAGAAAGACGCGATGCTGAGCGTTTAGAGCAAGAACGCATTGCTGCAGAAAAAGCAGAAGCTGAACGTGTAGAACAAGAACGCATTGCTGCAGAAAGACGCGATGCTGAGCGTTTAGAGCAAGAACGCATTGCGGCAGAGAAAGCAGAAGCTGAACGTGTAGAACAAGAACGCATCGCGGCAGAGAAAGCACAAGCTGAGCGCTTAGAACAAGAACGCATCGCGGCAGAGAAAGCACAAGCTGAGCGCTTAGAACAAGAACGCATCGTGGCAGAAAAAGCAGAAGCTGAACGTGTAGAACAAGAACGCATCGCGGCAGAGAAAGCACAAGCTGAACGTTTAGAGCAAGAACGTATTGCGGCAGAAAAGGCGGAAGCGGAACGTGTAGAACAAGAGCGCATTGCTGCAGAAAAAGCACAAGCTGAACGTTTAGAGCAAGAAAAAGCAGCTCAAGCCGCTGAAAAACCGAAGAAAGAAGGCTTCTTCGCGCGCCTTAAAAAGGGCTTATTAAAAACTCGCGTTAATATCGGCTCAGGATTTGCCTCTATCTTTAGTGGTAAGAAAATAGACGATGAGTTATTCGAAGAGCTAGAGACACAGTTACTGACAGCGGACTTAGGTGTTGATACAACTATGAAGTTGATTGATAACCTAACAGATGCAGCGGATCGTAAGCAGTTAAAAGATGGTGATGCTTTATACGAGCTAATGAAGCAAGAAATGGCAAGCATGCTCAAAACTGCGGAGCAACCGCTGGTTGTAAGTGGTGATAAAAAACCATTTGTTATCTTAATGGTGGGTGTAAATGGTGTTGGTAAAACCACTACAATTGGTAAATTAGCTAAGCAATTCCAAAGTGAAGGTAAGTCGGTGATGCTTGCTGCAGGTGACACTTTCCGTGCTGCAGCGGTTGAGCAGCTTCAAGTTTGGGGAGAGCGTAATAGCATACCTGTTATTGCTCAACATACAGGTGCAGACAGTGCTTCAGTAGTTTTTGATGCTTTTCAGGCAGCAAAAGCGCGTAATGTTGATGTGTTAATCGCTGATACAGCAGGTCGCTTGCAAAATAAAGACAACTTAATGCAGGAGCTTGAGAAAATAGCTCGTGTAATGAAGAAAATTGACCCAGATGCACCGCATGAAGTGATGCTAACTATCGATGCTGGTACGGGTCAAAATGCAATTAGCCAAGTTAAACTATTTAATGAATGTGTTGGTTTAACAGGTATCACTTTATCTAAATTAGATGGTACCGCAAAAGGCGGTGTGATTTTCGCCGTTGCAGATAAATTTAACATCCCAATTCGTTACATTGGTGTTGGTGAAGGTATTGATGATTTACGTACCTTTAATAGTAGTGACTTTATTGATGCGCTATTTAGCCAAGACGAGGATGACGCATAA
- the rsmD gene encoding 16S rRNA (guanine(966)-N(2))-methyltransferase RsmD, producing MRKKSTANRQTKAANNKSSNGFIRIISGQFRGRKLPVKDVQGLRPTTDRIKETVFNWLMQDTRGAAVLDCFAGSGGLGFEALSRFAERAVFFELDKGAANQLQENISTLKLDNAAIKQGNSLSLLDQNTQNEQFDLIFVDPPFRQNLAEKSCFLLEKNNWLTAQALIYVEVESELSDLDIPDNWMLLKEKTAGQVICRLYQRETN from the coding sequence ATGAGAAAAAAATCAACAGCTAACCGCCAAACAAAAGCAGCGAATAATAAATCATCAAATGGCTTTATTCGTATCATTAGTGGGCAATTTCGCGGTAGAAAATTACCAGTAAAAGATGTGCAAGGCTTGCGCCCAACCACAGATCGTATAAAAGAAACGGTATTCAACTGGCTAATGCAAGATACACGTGGCGCAGCTGTACTCGATTGCTTTGCCGGTTCTGGCGGTTTAGGTTTTGAAGCTTTATCTCGCTTTGCAGAACGTGCTGTCTTTTTCGAGCTAGATAAAGGTGCCGCTAACCAATTACAAGAAAACATTAGCACGCTTAAATTGGATAATGCCGCAATAAAACAAGGTAATAGCCTTTCATTATTGGACCAAAACACGCAAAACGAGCAATTTGATCTAATTTTTGTTGACCCACCATTTCGACAAAATTTGGCTGAAAAAAGTTGTTTTTTACTCGAAAAAAATAACTGGTTAACTGCCCAAGCACTAATTTATGTTGAGGTCGAAAGCGAACTAAGCGACTTAGACATTCCAGATAACTGGATGCTTTTAAAAGAAAAAACTGCTGGGCAAGTGATTTGTCGTTTGTATCAACGCGAGACAAATTAA
- the rpsU gene encoding 30S ribosomal protein S21, with protein MPVIKVRENEPFDVALRRFKRSCEKAGILSEVRRREHYEKPTAERKRKKAAAVKRHMKKLSRDNARRVKLY; from the coding sequence ATGCCAGTAATTAAAGTAAGAGAGAACGAACCGTTTGACGTAGCACTTCGTCGCTTCAAGCGTTCATGTGAAAAAGCAGGTATCCTTTCAGAAGTTCGTCGTCGCGAGCACTATGAAAAACCAACAGCTGAGCGCAAGCGTAAAAAAGCTGCAGCAGTAAAGCGTCACATGAAGAAGCTTTCTCGCGATAACGCACGTCGCGTTAAATTATACTAA
- a CDS encoding GatB/YqeY domain-containing protein has protein sequence MSLLLTLKDAQKDAMKAKDKERLKPIRMVLAAIKQREIDEQITLDDDGITAVLVKLVKQRRDSYTQYIDAGREDLAEIEASEIKALEEFLPQQLSEEEIIALIDSAIADTNAAGMQDMGKVMGVIKSKAEGRADLGKISGLIKQRLTA, from the coding sequence ATGAGCCTTTTATTAACGCTAAAAGATGCGCAAAAAGATGCGATGAAGGCAAAAGACAAAGAACGTCTTAAGCCTATCCGCATGGTACTTGCTGCAATCAAGCAACGTGAAATTGACGAGCAAATTACGCTTGACGACGACGGTATTACCGCTGTTTTAGTAAAGCTTGTTAAGCAACGTCGCGATTCTTACACCCAGTACATTGATGCGGGTCGTGAAGATTTAGCTGAAATTGAAGCCAGTGAGATTAAAGCACTTGAAGAATTCTTACCTCAACAATTGAGTGAAGAAGAAATCATTGCTCTTATTGACTCGGCTATAGCTGATACAAACGCAGCGGGTATGCAAGACATGGGTAAGGTAATGGGAGTTATCAAAAGCAAAGCTGAAGGTCGTGCCGATTTAGGTAAGATTTCTGGCTTAATCAAGCAACGATTAACTGCCTAA
- the dnaG gene encoding DNA primase codes for MAGKIPRQFIDDLLARTDIVELIDSRVGLKKAGKDYQACCPFHNEKSPSFTVSQDKQFYHCFGCGANGNAISFVMEYDKLEFVDAIEELASMLNLDVPREQGTSSGPQRTAEQKRSDYDLMLHAARFYQHQLKHHANSKTVIDYIKGRGLSGETAKKFMIGYAPSEWEALCQQLGRNKEQKEQLVELKLASEKSPGRQFDFFRDRLMFPIRDKRGRVIAFGGRVMQADQGPKYLNSPETRIFHKGFELYGLYEAKQAHKKLEHILIVEGYMDVVALAEQGIEYAVAALGTATTAEHMHTLFRTTDKVVCCYDGDRAGRDAAWRALENALPYLADGKSLKFVFLPDGEDPDSLVQKEGKDAFEARLKEADDFTKVLFNKLSQEIDLTQDAGKAKLLSDALPLIEKIPSDFYQENILEHLGRLIGRTREQLNNRVKSPKQQHAIERKFKITPMRQAIGILLQHPSLATSIAYMPELAEMKIAGIELFLRIQHLALEREGITTAQILESFRDTAEYDALVKLATWQHQINDDRLETVFKNTFKFIEDQCLNYRLETLLIKDKTQGLSSEERLECHLLTQALKGSNS; via the coding sequence ATGGCCGGAAAGATCCCTCGACAATTTATAGATGATTTACTCGCTCGCACAGATATTGTTGAGTTAATTGATTCGAGAGTTGGCCTCAAAAAAGCGGGTAAAGACTACCAAGCCTGTTGCCCTTTCCATAACGAAAAGTCACCTTCTTTTACCGTTTCTCAAGATAAACAGTTTTACCACTGCTTTGGTTGTGGTGCGAATGGCAATGCAATTTCGTTTGTTATGGAATACGACAAATTAGAGTTTGTTGATGCTATTGAAGAATTAGCAAGTATGCTCAATTTAGACGTACCTCGCGAACAAGGCACAAGCTCAGGCCCGCAACGCACCGCAGAACAAAAGCGCTCTGATTACGATTTAATGTTGCATGCTGCTCGCTTTTATCAACATCAATTAAAGCATCATGCCAACTCAAAAACGGTTATCGACTATATTAAAGGTCGTGGTTTAAGCGGTGAAACAGCGAAAAAGTTTATGATTGGTTATGCACCTAGTGAATGGGAAGCACTCTGCCAACAACTTGGCCGCAACAAAGAACAAAAAGAACAACTTGTTGAGTTAAAGCTTGCCTCTGAAAAGTCGCCTGGTCGCCAATTTGACTTCTTCCGTGACCGACTCATGTTCCCTATTCGCGATAAACGCGGTCGGGTGATTGCGTTTGGTGGCCGTGTTATGCAAGCGGATCAAGGTCCAAAATACCTCAACTCACCAGAAACGCGTATTTTCCATAAAGGCTTTGAACTTTATGGTTTATACGAAGCAAAGCAAGCACATAAAAAACTTGAACATATTTTAATTGTTGAAGGTTATATGGATGTTGTTGCTTTAGCTGAGCAAGGCATCGAGTATGCCGTTGCAGCCCTTGGCACTGCAACTACCGCAGAGCATATGCACACTTTATTTAGAACTACAGATAAAGTAGTTTGCTGCTACGATGGTGACCGTGCTGGCCGCGATGCTGCTTGGCGTGCTCTGGAGAATGCGCTTCCTTATCTTGCAGATGGCAAATCATTAAAGTTTGTGTTTTTACCAGACGGTGAAGACCCCGATTCACTGGTACAAAAAGAAGGTAAAGACGCTTTTGAAGCAAGGTTAAAGGAAGCCGATGATTTTACCAAGGTGCTGTTTAATAAGCTCAGCCAAGAGATTGACCTTACACAAGATGCAGGTAAAGCAAAGCTACTTAGTGATGCCCTGCCGTTGATTGAAAAAATTCCCAGTGATTTTTACCAAGAAAATATATTGGAACATCTTGGCCGCTTAATAGGTCGAACAAGAGAGCAATTAAATAATCGCGTTAAATCACCAAAGCAACAGCACGCTATTGAACGTAAATTTAAAATAACGCCGATGCGCCAAGCGATTGGTATTTTATTGCAACACCCAAGCTTGGCGACCAGCATAGCTTATATGCCGGAATTGGCAGAAATGAAAATAGCTGGTATTGAGCTGTTTTTGCGGATACAGCACTTAGCGCTAGAGCGTGAAGGCATAACGACAGCACAAATTTTAGAGTCATTTCGCGATACCGCCGAATATGACGCGCTGGTTAAATTAGCAACTTGGCAGCACCAAATAAATGACGATCGTTTAGAGACTGTTTTTAAAAATACTTTTAAATTTATTGAAGACCAGTGTTTAAATTATCGACTAGAGACCCTATTAATAAAAGACAAGACCCAAGGCTTAAGCAGTGAAGAAAGGCTAGAATGCCACTTACTGACGCAAGCGTTAAAAGGCAGCAACAGCTAG